One genomic window of Aptenodytes patagonicus chromosome 3, bAptPat1.pri.cur, whole genome shotgun sequence includes the following:
- the PAQR8 gene encoding membrane progestin receptor beta, translating into MTAILERISTLSLSGQHLSRLPRLLEDGFPKMPCTVKECEVPQLFREPYIHTGYRPTGQDWRYYFLSLFQKHNEVVNVWTHLLAALAVLLRFKTFVEAEQLPVDAWSLPLLIFVLSSVTYLTCSLLAHLLQSKSELYHYTFYFVDYVGVSIYQYGSALAHFYYSSDQAWYDKLWLFFLPAAAFCGWLSCAGCCYAKYRYRRPYPVMRKMCQVIPAGLAFILDISPVAHRVVVCHLGGCEEDAAWYHTYQILFFLISAYFFSCPVPEKYFPGSCDIIGHAHQIFHTFLAICTLSQLEAILLDYKNRQEIFLKRHGPLSIYLSCISFFGLVACSAITAYILRCRIKASLAKKDS; encoded by the coding sequence ATGACAGCCATCCTGGAGCGGATCAGCACGCTGTCCCTCAGCGGGCAGCATCTCAGCCGtctccccaggctgctggaggATGGCTTCCCCAAGATGCCTTGCACCGTCAAAGAGTGCGAGGTGCCGCAGCTCTTCCGTGAGCCGTACATCCACACCGGGTACCGTCCCACCGGCCAGGACTGGCGGTACTACTTCCTTAGCCTCTTCCAGAAGCACAACGAGGTGGTCAATGTGTGGACTCATCTCCTGGCAGcgctggcagtgctgctgagaTTCAAGACATTTGTGGAGGCTGAGCAGTTACCCGTGGACGCGTGGTCCTTGCCTTTGCTCATCTTTGTCCTCTCCTCTGTCACCTACCTGACCTGCAGCCTCTTGGCCCACCTACTGCAGTCCAAATCAGAGCTGTACCACTATACCTTCTACTTCGTGGACTACGTCGGAGTCAGCATCTACCAGTACGGTAGTGCCCTGGCCCATTTCTACTACAGCTCCGACCAAGCCTGGTACGACAAGTTATGGCTTTTCTTCCTGCCGGCAGCTGCTTTCTGTGGCTGGCTGTCTTGTGCCGGCTGCTGCTACGCGAAATATCGGTACCGACGGCCTTACCCTGTCATGAGGAAGATGTGCCAGGTGATCCCAGCTGGGCTGGCGTTCATCTTGGATATCAGTCCTGTTGCTCACCGGGTGGTTGTGTGTCACCTGGGGGGCTGTGAGGAAGATGCTGCTTGGTACCACACGTACCAGATACTGTTTTTCCTGATCAGTGCTTATTTCTTCTCCTGCCCGGTCCCTGAGAAGTACTTCCCTGGCTCCTGTGATATCATTGGCCATGCCCACCAGATCTTCCACACCTTCCTGGCCATCTGCACCCTATCACAGCTGGAGGCCATTTTGTTGGATTACAAGAACAGGCAGGAGATTTTCCTGAAGAGACACGGACCTCTCTCCATCTATCTCTCCTGCATCTCTTTTTTTGGCCTGGTGGCTTGTAGTGCCATCACAGCTTACATCCTGCGATGCAGGATCAAGGCCAGCCTGGCTAAAAAGGACTCCTGA